Proteins encoded together in one Musa acuminata AAA Group cultivar baxijiao chromosome BXJ3-6, Cavendish_Baxijiao_AAA, whole genome shotgun sequence window:
- the LOC135640386 gene encoding nudix hydrolase 12, mitochondrial-like isoform X6 — MALSGGGFEVKSFSFRCARMSSSPLLSRKGRQQQRYDNQRRLVAGCIPYKLNREDDTQSDDLLDRVEVLMISSPGRYDLIFPKGGWETDETAGEAACREALEEAGVRGILNSCATQEDWHHTGKSRERGQGSMLEYCSISDLNMLMSMGCKSGRFLRRGVVVNLCFSIGFN, encoded by the exons ATGGCACTGTCCGGAGGGGGTTTTGAG GTTAAGAGCTTTTCTTTTCGTTGCGCAAGGATGTCATCGTCTCCTTTGCTATCCCGCAAGGGTCGCCAGCAGCAGCGGTATGACAACCAGCGCCGGCTTGTCGCAGG ATGTATTCCTTACAAGCTAAATAGAGAAGATGATACTCAATCTGATGATTTGCTTGATAGAGTGGAAGTCCTCATGATATCTTCTCCAGGTCGATATGATCTCATCTTCCCGAAG GGTGGATGGGAGACTGATGAGACTGCAGGTGAAGCAGCGTGCCGTGAAGCTTTGGAAGAAGCAGGAGTAAGGGGCATTTTGAAT TCATGTGCTACACAAGAAGATTGGCATCATACAGGCAAGAGCAGAGAACGAGGACAAGGTTCCATGTTGGAGTACTGTTCCATCTCAGATTTAAATATGCTGATGAGCATGGGTTGCAAGAG TGGTAGGTTTCTTAGAAGGGGTGTGGTGGTCAACCTATGTTTCAGTATAGGTTTCAACTGA
- the LOC135640386 gene encoding nudix hydrolase 12, mitochondrial-like isoform X4 yields MALSGGGFEVKSFSFRCARMSSSPLLSRKGRQQQRYDNQRRLVAGCIPYKLNREDDTQSDDLLDRVEVLMISSPGRYDLIFPKGGWETDETAGEAACREALEEAGVRGILNDTVLGVWEFRSKSTQDTCSLEGACRGYMFALEVTEELECYPEKDCHERKWENLYLLFLSYLSHQASGL; encoded by the exons ATGGCACTGTCCGGAGGGGGTTTTGAG GTTAAGAGCTTTTCTTTTCGTTGCGCAAGGATGTCATCGTCTCCTTTGCTATCCCGCAAGGGTCGCCAGCAGCAGCGGTATGACAACCAGCGCCGGCTTGTCGCAGG ATGTATTCCTTACAAGCTAAATAGAGAAGATGATACTCAATCTGATGATTTGCTTGATAGAGTGGAAGTCCTCATGATATCTTCTCCAGGTCGATATGATCTCATCTTCCCGAAG GGTGGATGGGAGACTGATGAGACTGCAGGTGAAGCAGCGTGCCGTGAAGCTTTGGAAGAAGCAGGAGTAAGGGGCATTTTGAAT GATACTGTCCTAGGTGTTTGGGAGTTTAGAAGCAAGAGCACACAGGATACCTGTAGCCTAGAAGGAGCTTGTAGAGGTTACATGTTTGCCTTGGAGGTCACTGAGGAGTTAGAATGCTATCCAGAGAAGGACTGTCATGAGAGGAAATGG GAAAACCTGTATCTACTGTTCCTGAGTTATCTGAGTCATCAAGCCTCTGGATTGTGA
- the LOC135640386 gene encoding nudix hydrolase 13, mitochondrial-like isoform X1 — translation MALSGGGFEVKSFSFRCARMSSSPLLSRKGRQQQRYDNQRRLVAGCIPYKLNREDDTQSDDLLDRVEVLMISSPGRYDLIFPKGGWETDETAGEAACREALEEAGVRGILNDTVLGVWEFRSKSTQDTCSLEGACRGYMFALEVTEELECYPEKDCHERKWVHLAEAYKRCRYDWMREALNSFKNLLTGKPVSTVPELSESSSLWIVKPNAIALC, via the exons ATGGCACTGTCCGGAGGGGGTTTTGAG GTTAAGAGCTTTTCTTTTCGTTGCGCAAGGATGTCATCGTCTCCTTTGCTATCCCGCAAGGGTCGCCAGCAGCAGCGGTATGACAACCAGCGCCGGCTTGTCGCAGG ATGTATTCCTTACAAGCTAAATAGAGAAGATGATACTCAATCTGATGATTTGCTTGATAGAGTGGAAGTCCTCATGATATCTTCTCCAGGTCGATATGATCTCATCTTCCCGAAG GGTGGATGGGAGACTGATGAGACTGCAGGTGAAGCAGCGTGCCGTGAAGCTTTGGAAGAAGCAGGAGTAAGGGGCATTTTGAAT GATACTGTCCTAGGTGTTTGGGAGTTTAGAAGCAAGAGCACACAGGATACCTGTAGCCTAGAAGGAGCTTGTAGAGGTTACATGTTTGCCTTGGAGGTCACTGAGGAGTTAGAATGCTATCCAGAGAAGGACTGTCATGAGAGGAAATGG gttcatttGGCAGAAGCCTATAAACGTTGTCGATACGATTGGATGCGTGAAGCTCTGAATTCATTCAAAAATCTTCTGACAGGAAAACCTGTATCTACTGTTCCTGAGTTATCTGAGTCATCAAGCCTCTGGATTGTGAAGCCTAACGCCATAGCACTGTGCTGA
- the LOC135640386 gene encoding nudix hydrolase 13, mitochondrial-like isoform X2: protein MALSGGGFESFSFRCARMSSSPLLSRKGRQQQRYDNQRRLVAGCIPYKLNREDDTQSDDLLDRVEVLMISSPGRYDLIFPKGGWETDETAGEAACREALEEAGVRGILNDTVLGVWEFRSKSTQDTCSLEGACRGYMFALEVTEELECYPEKDCHERKWVHLAEAYKRCRYDWMREALNSFKNLLTGKPVSTVPELSESSSLWIVKPNAIALC from the exons ATGGCACTGTCCGGAGGGGGTTTTGAG AGCTTTTCTTTTCGTTGCGCAAGGATGTCATCGTCTCCTTTGCTATCCCGCAAGGGTCGCCAGCAGCAGCGGTATGACAACCAGCGCCGGCTTGTCGCAGG ATGTATTCCTTACAAGCTAAATAGAGAAGATGATACTCAATCTGATGATTTGCTTGATAGAGTGGAAGTCCTCATGATATCTTCTCCAGGTCGATATGATCTCATCTTCCCGAAG GGTGGATGGGAGACTGATGAGACTGCAGGTGAAGCAGCGTGCCGTGAAGCTTTGGAAGAAGCAGGAGTAAGGGGCATTTTGAAT GATACTGTCCTAGGTGTTTGGGAGTTTAGAAGCAAGAGCACACAGGATACCTGTAGCCTAGAAGGAGCTTGTAGAGGTTACATGTTTGCCTTGGAGGTCACTGAGGAGTTAGAATGCTATCCAGAGAAGGACTGTCATGAGAGGAAATGG gttcatttGGCAGAAGCCTATAAACGTTGTCGATACGATTGGATGCGTGAAGCTCTGAATTCATTCAAAAATCTTCTGACAGGAAAACCTGTATCTACTGTTCCTGAGTTATCTGAGTCATCAAGCCTCTGGATTGTGAAGCCTAACGCCATAGCACTGTGCTGA
- the LOC135640386 gene encoding nudix hydrolase 12, mitochondrial-like isoform X3 produces MSSSPLLSRKGRQQQRYDNQRRLVAGCIPYKLNREDDTQSDDLLDRVEVLMISSPGRYDLIFPKGGWETDETAGEAACREALEEAGVRGILNDTVLGVWEFRSKSTQDTCSLEGACRGYMFALEVTEELECYPEKDCHERKWVHLAEAYKRCRYDWMREALNSFKNLLTGKPVSTVPELSESSSLWIVKPNAIALC; encoded by the exons ATGTCATCGTCTCCTTTGCTATCCCGCAAGGGTCGCCAGCAGCAGCGGTATGACAACCAGCGCCGGCTTGTCGCAGG ATGTATTCCTTACAAGCTAAATAGAGAAGATGATACTCAATCTGATGATTTGCTTGATAGAGTGGAAGTCCTCATGATATCTTCTCCAGGTCGATATGATCTCATCTTCCCGAAG GGTGGATGGGAGACTGATGAGACTGCAGGTGAAGCAGCGTGCCGTGAAGCTTTGGAAGAAGCAGGAGTAAGGGGCATTTTGAAT GATACTGTCCTAGGTGTTTGGGAGTTTAGAAGCAAGAGCACACAGGATACCTGTAGCCTAGAAGGAGCTTGTAGAGGTTACATGTTTGCCTTGGAGGTCACTGAGGAGTTAGAATGCTATCCAGAGAAGGACTGTCATGAGAGGAAATGG gttcatttGGCAGAAGCCTATAAACGTTGTCGATACGATTGGATGCGTGAAGCTCTGAATTCATTCAAAAATCTTCTGACAGGAAAACCTGTATCTACTGTTCCTGAGTTATCTGAGTCATCAAGCCTCTGGATTGTGAAGCCTAACGCCATAGCACTGTGCTGA
- the LOC135640386 gene encoding nudix hydrolase 13, mitochondrial-like isoform X5 translates to MSRCIPYKLNREDDTQSDDLLDRVEVLMISSPGRYDLIFPKGGWETDETAGEAACREALEEAGVRGILNDTVLGVWEFRSKSTQDTCSLEGACRGYMFALEVTEELECYPEKDCHERKWVHLAEAYKRCRYDWMREALNSFKNLLTGKPVSTVPELSESSSLWIVKPNAIALC, encoded by the exons ATGTCAAG ATGTATTCCTTACAAGCTAAATAGAGAAGATGATACTCAATCTGATGATTTGCTTGATAGAGTGGAAGTCCTCATGATATCTTCTCCAGGTCGATATGATCTCATCTTCCCGAAG GGTGGATGGGAGACTGATGAGACTGCAGGTGAAGCAGCGTGCCGTGAAGCTTTGGAAGAAGCAGGAGTAAGGGGCATTTTGAAT GATACTGTCCTAGGTGTTTGGGAGTTTAGAAGCAAGAGCACACAGGATACCTGTAGCCTAGAAGGAGCTTGTAGAGGTTACATGTTTGCCTTGGAGGTCACTGAGGAGTTAGAATGCTATCCAGAGAAGGACTGTCATGAGAGGAAATGG gttcatttGGCAGAAGCCTATAAACGTTGTCGATACGATTGGATGCGTGAAGCTCTGAATTCATTCAAAAATCTTCTGACAGGAAAACCTGTATCTACTGTTCCTGAGTTATCTGAGTCATCAAGCCTCTGGATTGTGAAGCCTAACGCCATAGCACTGTGCTGA
- the LOC135640384 gene encoding retinoblastoma-related protein-like, which yields MSPGVGVAHMEDPKPLISSADDRGGDRIVDRFADLCKGLALGGNTEREAMNVFKEGKNLFFASVTSFGGRSPEEIGRYWSAFVLYCVRRLSTGEAQEGQKEGRITLCQILRACDLAIVDFFNELPLFPLKAGHILTDLYGSDWDKRLELKELQENVTQLIDLSKFYDKAFGEFFSTSNMRRKDQDSAASGSVGNLQDFYRFGWLLFLALRTHVFTHCKNLVICTNGLVSILAILILHVPIGFRNFSVKDMSLFVKQSNGRVNLLASLSEIYHTSEDDLKRSMEVTYSLIIDILKKNPCCASGCKTENLDHIDTEGLKVFEDLLEEKSLQSSLEILEKDYSDLLNAKYELDERIFINTEDSLLDAKNMSGGTTRLFSTKSNLDDLASPARWAASLLTPHSPPLLNGSLNCNSKIASTPVSTAMTTAKWLREFISPLHSKPSAELEHFLTSCDQDITSTVTRRANIILEAIFPSSSFGERSISGSLQSVNMTEDVAWAQERKMEALKLYYKVLREICLAESRFLNHNNLTSLLSNERFHRCMLACSAELVLATHKTVILMFPAVLDRTGLTAFDMSRVIETFIRYEETLPRELKRHLNSLEERLLESMAWERGSSLYNSLIVARPALAAEINSLGLLAEPMPSLDAIGMHHDNSIADLLPELSQKAVTCPDNRGDARSPKRPCTENRSLFVQCNSTPTRKEHMLTFNYLKFKTPPLQSKFASPSQPNPAGGEICAETVIRVFCNKILKLAAIRIKSLGEKLQLSQQILEYVYRMFQQILCQRTSLFFNRHIDQIILCSLYGVAKVCRVDLTFKSIVNYYKTQPQCKPHVVKNIFVAVPSANRNGRMVQEYVNIITFYNQIFIPSVKPLLVELVPAGVAAEDKNHADSQVPGSPKLSSFPNLPDMSPKKVSAAHNVYVSPLRQTKMDALISPSSRSFYACIGESTHAYRSPSSDLTAINNRLNGGDGRNLKGRINFDIVSDSVVARILGKNSSASSDARATTNLPMKRDEPDP from the exons ATGAGCCCCGGCGTGGGTGTCGCGCATATGGAGGACCCCAAGCCTCTGATTTCTTCTGCAGATGATCGAGGCGGCGATAGAATTGTCGATCGATTCGCCGATCTGTGCAAG GGATTGGCTCTTGGTGGCAATACCGAGAGAGAAGCGATGAATGTGTTTAAAGAAGGCAAAAATCTGTTCTTTGCTTCTGTGACATCATTTGGTGGCAGATCG CCGGAAGAGATCGGAAGATACTGGTCAGCATTTGTTCTCTACTGCGTGCGGAGATTGAGCACAGGCGAGGCACAGGAGGGCCAAAAGGAAGGCAGGATTACTTTGTGTCAGATCTTGAGAGCTTGCGATCTGGC AATTGTGGATTTCTTCAACGAATTGCCATTGTTTCCTCTCAAGGCAGGCCATATTCTGACTGATCTTTATGGCTCTGACTGGGACAAGAGGCTTGAG TTGAAGGAATTGCAGGAGAATGTTACACAGTTAATTGATCTCAGCAA GTTCTATGACAAGGCATTTGGGGAGTTTTTTTCCACTTCTAACATGAGGAGGAAAGATCAAGATTCTGCAGCTTCTGGCAGTGTGGGAAATCTCCAGGACTTCTACCGCTTTGGATGGTTGCTATTCTTAGCACTTCGCACGCATGTTTTTACCCATTGCAAAAATTTAGTGATATGCACCAATGGACTAGTCTCTATATTG GCCATACTCATTCTTCATGTGCCTATAGGATTCAGGAATTTCTCTGTCAAAGACATGTCCCTCTTTG TTAAGCAATCAAACGGCAGAGTGAACCTTCTTGCTTCTTTATCTGAAATTTATCATACTTCTGAAGATGATTTGAAGAGATCAATGGAAGTAACTTACTCTCTAATAATAGATATTTTGAAGAAGAATCCGTGCTGTGCTTCAGGATGCAAAACAGAAAATTTAGACCACATTGATACAG AAGGACTGAAGGTTTTTGAGGATTTGCTGGAGGAGAAGTCATTGCAATCAAGTTTGGAAATTTTAGAAAAAGATTATAGTGATTTATTGAACGCTAAGTATGAGCTGGATGAACGCATTTTCATAAACACTGAAGATAGTTTACTTGATGCTAAAAACATGTCTGGAGGCACAACTAGGTTATTCAGCACTAAG TCGAATTTGGATGACTTAGCCTCTCCTGCACGGTGGGCAGCTAGCCTTTTGACTCCTCATTCTCCTCCACTGTTAAATGGTTCGCTCAATTGTAACTCTAAGATAGCTTCAACACCTGTAAGCACAGCAATGACAACTGCGAAGTGGCTTCGAGAATTTATTTCCCCTCTTCATTCCAAACCTTCAGCAGAACTTGAGCACTTCCTTACATCTTGTGATCAAGACATTACTAGCACTGTGACCCGAAGGGCCAACATAATACTGGAGGCAATTTTTCCAAGTAGTTCTTTTGGAGAACGATCCATTTCTGGGAGTCTTCAGAGTGTTAACATGACTGAAGACGTGGCATGGGCACAAGAGAGAAAAATGGAGGCCCTCAAGTTGTACTATAAGGTGTTGAGGGAAATCTGTCTAGCAGAATCACGATTCCTGAATCATAATAATCTTACATCACTATTATCCAATGAGCGTTTTCATCGGTGCATGCTTGCTTGTTCTGCAGAATTAGTTTTGGCAACACACAAGACAGTTATTTTGATGTTTCCTGCTGTCCTGGATAGAACTGGATTAACAGCTTTTGATATGAGCAGGGTGATCGAGACTTTCATTAGATACGAAGAGACTCTACCAAGAGAGTTAAAGAGACATCTGAATTCTTTGGAAGAGCGACTCCTTGAAAGCATGGCATGGGAGAGGGGTTCATCGTTATACAATTCTTTGATCGTTGCTAGGCCAGCTCTTGCTGCAGAAATAAATAGCCTGGGGCTATTAGCTGAACCAATGCCATCTCTTGATGCAATTGGAATGCATCATGATAATTCAATTGCAGACTTGCTTCCTGAGCTCTCCCAAAAAGCAGTTACTTGTCCAG ATAACAGGGGCGATGCCAGATCACCAAAGAGACCATGCACCGAAAACAGAAGTCTGTTTGTGCAATGTAATTCTACACCAACACGCAAGGAACACATGTTGACCTTTAATTATCTCAAATTCAAGACACCACCTCTCCAGTCCAAATTTGCAAG TCCTTCCCAACCTAACCCTGCCGGAGGGGAAATATGTGCTGAAACAGTAATTAGAGTTTTCTGCAATAAA ATTCTGAAGTTAGCTGCTATAAGGATCAAAAGCTTGGGTGAGAAGCTACAGCTGTCTCAGCAAATTTTGGAATATGTCTACCGTATGTTTCAACAAATCCTTTGTCAAAGGACATCTCTTTTTTTCAACCGACACATTGATCAAATTATTCTGTGCAGCTTGTATGGAGTTGCTAAG GTTTGTCGTGTAGATCTGACCTTCAAGAGTATTGTCAATTATTACAAGACTCAACCACAGTGTAAACCTCATGTTGTCAAAAACATCTTTGTCGCTGTGCCATCAGCAAATCGAAATGGG AGAATGGTCCAGGAATATGTGAATATTATTACTTTCTACAATCAAATATTTATTCCATCTGTAAAGCCTTTGTTGGTGGAGCTAGTCCCAGCCGGAGTTGCTGCAGAAGATAAGAATCATGCTGACA GTCAAGTTCCTGGGTCACCTAAGTTGTCCTCATTCCCAAATCTTCCTGATATGTCACCAAAGAAAGTTTCTGCTGCTCATAATGTCTATGTTTCTCCCTTACGACAAACAAAG ATGGATGCTTTGATTTCTCCGAGTTCAAGGAGTTTCTATGCGTGCATCGGTGAGAGCACTCATGCTTATCGAAGTCCATCCAGTGACTTAACTGCCATCAACAACCGCCTCAATGG CGGCGATGGCAGGAATCTTAAGGGCAGAATAAATTTCGACATCGTGAGTGACTCGGTAGTCGCTCGCATTCTCGGGAAGAACAGTTCTGCTTCCTCAGATGCCCGTGCCACTACCAACTTACCCATGAAGCGTGACGAACCTGACCCCTGA
- the LOC103987275 gene encoding multiple organellar RNA editing factor 8, chloroplastic/mitochondrial: MAGRTLIAKLHSISLSSRVISLPLARPSPLLRFRPLLAAAAAFDYPLLRLSSTCGAAGLRCFSTRPTTSSLNDPSPNWSNRPPKETILLDGCDFEHWLVVMEPPDPALTRDEIIDSYIKTLAEVLGSEEEARMSIYSVSTKHYFAFGCKVSEEISYKIKPLSKVRWVLPDSYLDVKNKDYGGEPFIDGKAVPYDPKYHEEWVRNNARAQERSRRNDRPRNFDRSRNFERRRENMQNFQNREAPPVPNQEFRNRDAQSAMPPNVQNPMPPRDVSAVPTRDFNAMPPNAPNYQNQIPNRSSGYGPPNAGPSYQGTGQGYPEGPGYQGGGQGYQGGNPGGNMPGGPGYQAGRPGYQGSGPGGYQGGGPGYQGGNPPHQGGFSGSPSGSPGYQGGNPPYQGGFSGSPSGNPGYQGGNPPYQGGFSGSPSGSTGYQGGARNYEQGGPGYQGGPPHQGRDLPGRDQ, from the exons ATGGCGGGGCGAACATTGATCGCGAAGCTGCACTCCATTTCCCTCTCCTCCCGGGTTATCTCGCTCCCTCTTGCCCGACCGTCCCCTCTACTCCGCTTCCGCCCCCTcctggccgccgccgccgccttcgaCTACCCACTGCTTCGCCTCAGCTCAACCTGTGGCGCCGCTGGGCTTCGGTGCTTCTCCACCCGGCCGACTACGTCTTCTCTCAATGACCCGTCGCCGAACTGGAGCAACCGCCCTCCTAAAGAGACTATCCTTCTCGATGGTTGTGACTTCGAGCATTGGCTTGTTGTCATGGAACCCCCCGATCCGGCCCTCACCCGCGACGAAATCATCGATAGCTACATCAAGACCCTGGCCGAGGTCCTCGGCAG TGAAGAAGAAGCGAGGATGTCAATTTATTCAGTGTCGACAAAGCATTACTTTGCCTTTGGGTGTAAAGTCTCTGAGGAGATCTCGTATAAGATAAAGC CTCTGTCAAAGGTCCGTTGGGTTCTGCCCGATTCATATTTGGATGTTAAGAACAAAGATTATGGAG GAGAACCATTCATAGATGGTAAAGCTGTTCCTTATGACCCTAAATACCATGAAGAATGGGTTAGGAATAATGCACGTGCACAAGAGAGGTCGAGGCGGAATGACAGGCCTCGCAATTTTGATCGGTCGAGAAATTTTGAGAGAAGAAGGGAAAACATGCAGAACTTCCAGAATAGAGAAGCACCACCAGTGCCAAACCAGGAGTTCCGGAATCGTGATGCACAGAGTGCCATGCCACCAAATGTTCAAAATCCGATGCCTCCAAGAGATGTTTCTGCAGTGCCTACCCGTGATTTCAATGCCATGCCACCTAATGCACCAAACTACCAGAATCAAATACCTAACAGGAGCAGCGGCTATGGGCCACCAAATGCTGGACCTAGCTATCAAGGAACTGGTCAAGGCTATCCAGAAGGTCCGGGTTATCAAGGTGGTGGTCAAGGATACCAGGGTGGTAACCCTGGAGGCAATATGCCAGGTGGTCCTGGTTATCAAGCAGGACGGCCTGGTTATCAGGGAAGCGGTCCTGGTGGTTATCAAGGAGGTGGCCCTGGTTATCAGGGAGGCAATCCACCTCATCAAGGTGGCTTCTCTGGCTCCCCGTCAGGCAGCCCTGGTTACCAGGGAGGCAATCCACCTTATCAAGGTGGCTTCTCTGGCTCCCCGTCAGGCAACCCTGGTTATCAGGGAGGCAATCCACCTTATCAAGGTGGCTTCTCTGGCTCCCCATCAGGCAGCACTGGTTATCAAGGAGGTGCCCGCAACTACGAGCAAGGAGGACCTGGGTATCAAGGGGGTCCTCCTCATCAAGGAAGAGACTTGCCTGGAAGAGATCAATAG